GACGAGCGAACGCGCCGAGGAACTCGTCGCGGCCACCGAGGACGTGCCGCTGATGGTCGCCTACCGGATGCAGACGGACCCACAGGTGCGCCGGATGCGCGAACTCGTTCGGAACGGCGCCGTCGGCGACCCGGTTCTCGTCCACGGCCACATGGGCCAGCAGATGCTGGAGTTCGTCTCCGGCAGCCCCGACCAGTGGCGTCTCGACCCCGAACTCGCCGGCTACGGCGCGTCGGTGATGGACCTCGGCGTCTACCCGTTGAACACCGCGCGGTTCGTCCTCGACGCCGACCCGGTGAGCGTGACGTCGCAGATGCGTTCGGAGGACGAGGCGTTCGAGAAGGTGCCCGACCAGTATGCGACCTTTACTATCGAGTTCGACGACGGCACCTACGCCGCCTGCACCGCCAGCCAGCACGCCTCGCTCTCCGGACACCTCCGAATCGTCGGCACCGAGGGCGAACTCTCCTTGGAGCACTCCTACCTCGGCATGTCCGACCAGCACCTCCGCTACCGCACGGCAGAGGGACGCGAAATCGAGATAGA
The genomic region above belongs to Halogeometricum sp. S3BR5-2 and contains:
- the gfo6 gene encoding D-xylose 1-dehydrogenase Gfo6, encoding MSVDDYLHDLRDRDWEELEDGTLRLAMVGLGWWTREQTIPAAEDSKFCETTVLVSSSREKGRDVADGVDTVEATLTYEEFVDGEAVEAYDAVYVCTPNAKHLPYARAAAEHGKPILCEKPMEATSERAEELVAATEDVPLMVAYRMQTDPQVRRMRELVRNGAVGDPVLVHGHMGQQMLEFVSGSPDQWRLDPELAGYGASVMDLGVYPLNTARFVLDADPVSVTSQMRSEDEAFEKVPDQYATFTIEFDDGTYAACTASQHASLSGHLRIVGTEGELSLEHSYLGMSDQHLRYRTAEGREIEIDDERSDVFGDEMTEELDYFADRVLRERPFAADAEHGLLDMRALAAIYEAAETGETVSVN